GGAGCATAACGGGCTCACATTACTGACGGCGACCGTATTTTATTCCTTCCAGATATACTGCGACTTCTCGGGTTATTCCGACATGGCCATCGGTGCGGCGCGGGTAATGGGTTTTACGCTGATGGACAACTTTCGTTCGCCATATGAAGCCAAATCCATACCGGAATTTTGGGGAAGATGGCACATTTCGCTTTCCACATGGTTCAGGGACTATCTGTACATTCCATTAGGAGGAAATCGGAAAGGTGAACTGATGAAATATCGTAATCAGTTGATTGTCTTTATGGTAAGTGGACTGTGGCATGGTACCAGTTGGAGCTTTGTGATATGGGGAGGGCTTCATGGCATATACCAGGTACTAGCTTCTATAAGGGAAAAATGGATGAGAAAAGCCAATATCAATGTACCCGATAACCTCTTTTTCAGGTCGATTAATGTTTTTTTGACTTTCATGTTAGTGACGCTTGCCTGGGTTTTCTTCCGGAATTCTATTGGCAGATCAGTTGTTATTTTGAAAGAAATTGCCAATCTGTCCTTTTCAGACAAGATACTTACCCCCCTCAATTCGGTGGAAATGTGGTTTTGCGTTTTCTTGATCGTTTTCCTGTTGATCAAGGAACATTATTATTTAAAAATCCCTACCCGGAACACGACCGTATTCTTTATCCTGTTCCCTATCATTGCCTTTCTGACTTATTTTCTGGGTGTGCTCACTGAAAATCAATTCATATACTTCCAGTTTTAAAAGCAGGGATAAATAGGCAAACATTTGCTCTTAAATATTTGTTACCCATGTTCAAAGGGCAATTCCAGCCCTTCTATACAGATTAAAGTTTTCAATAAAATGTACGAAGTAACGTCTGACAACCGGTTAAAAAGTTTGATAGTGGTAGGTGACCGGGTATTGATCCGCCCCAAAAGTCCGAGCGACAGAACCAATAGCGGTTTATACCTTCCTCCCACCGTTACCGAGAGGGAACAAGTGCAAAGCGGCTATGTGATCAAGGTGGGGCCGGGCTATCCCATTCCCGTTGCGGCGGAAGATGAGCCTTGGAAAGAGACCGAAGAAAAAGTGAAATATATGCCTTTGCAGTCCAAGGAAGGTGATCTTGCGATTTATCTGCAACGCAACGCCATCGATCTGGAATATGACGGGCAGAAGTATGTGATCGTTCCGCAATCCTCGATTCTCATGCTGGAACGCTCAGAGGATTTGTTCGACTGATCTGAAATCCTGTAATCATTTGCAGCAAAGCATTCGGTTCTGTTTTAATGTCAGCGCATCAGAAAAGTGTGACCTGCGTGGTCATCGGTAGCAAAGTAGCGTATCTTTGGGCATGATAAATCCCGAAAATCGTTCCGTTAATCTTGATGGGCTAGGCGTTGCTGAACTGAATGCAATGCAAAATGAAGCAAATGACGCCATTCTGCAAAACAATGAAGTAGTACTCCTATCTCCCACAGGCTCAGGGAAAACACTGGCCTTCCTGCTTCCTATTGCAGGTATTTTGAAACCAGACGTGCAACAGGTGCAATGCCTGATCGTGGTCCCTACCCGGGAACTAGCCCTTCAGATCGAGCAGGTTTGGCGAAAAATGTCAACTGGTTTGAAGGTAACCTGCTGTTATGGCGGGCACGACATGCCCACAGAAATTCGCAGTATGGTAGAGCCCCCCGCATTGATTATTGGAACCCCGGGACGTATTCTGGACCACATTCAACGAAAATCTTTTACGGGAAAGGAAATTTCCACACTGATACTCGACGAATTTGACAAGTCGCTGGAAATGGGTTTTCAGGAGGAAATGACGGACATTATCCGGAATCTCCGAGGCCTTAAAAAGCGTATTCTTGTATCGGCTACCAATGCTAAAATCCCTTCATTCGCAGGACTGAAAGCACCGGTAGTTATTGATTATGTCAATGAAAAAAGGGAGAAAAGCGGATTGACGCTGGTTCAGGTATTATCGGACAAAAAAGATAAAATTCCCGCACTTGTCAAATTACTGGGCGTTTTGGGGGCAGAAGCCACTCTAATATTCTGTAATCAAAGAGATTCCGTTGAGCAAATCAGTGCAATATTGAAAGAGGAAGGCATTGATTGCGCATTTTTTCATGGCAAGCTGGAACAGGAAGATCGCGAAAGAACATTACTCCGCTTCCGCAATGGATCGGTGCGGTACCTGGCTGCGACGGACCTTGCCGCGCGTGGGCTGGATATTCCCGACGTAAGGCACGTGATCCATTTTGAACTACCGATGAAAGCGGACGAATTCACACATCGCAATGGCCGCACAGCCCGTATGATGGCCGAAGGTACCGCGTACATTCTCACCCACCAGGACGAGCAATTACCGGATTACATTCCGGCCAGACTCAAAACCCTTGATCTCCCGGCAAAATCGCCGGTACCACCAGTTTCCGAGTGGCTAACCGTGTACATCAGCGGAGGTAAGAAGAACAAGCTTAACAAAATGGACATTGTAGGCTTTCTGATTCAAAAAGGGCAGCTTGAAAAACAGGACCTGGGGCTTATTGAGGTGAAAGACAACATTTCTTTTGCCGCTGTGAAACGAAATAAAGTGAAAGGAATGCTCAGCCTCATTGCAACAGAAAAGATGAAAGGAAAGAAATATAAAATAGAAATTGCCAGATAGAATCCAGACCGATCATGAAAAAGGCGATCCTCCAACTCGCATTACTCTTAATCAATACGACGGCATTCGCCCAGCAGCGAAGCGTTTCCATTACCATCGACGATGTGCCGAATGTGCAGTTGTTTGAGGCAAATGGTTACTCTTCTATTTTGCTGAAAAGGCTTGATTCGCTTGCATTGCCTGTTGCAATATTCATTAATGAAGGCAATCTCAAACAGACCAAATCTTTCGATAAGAACAAGGAGCTGCTAAAAAGCTGGGTTTTGAATGATCATATCACGGTGGGCAATCACAGTTACTCACATCCCAATTATGGTGATATCGGTTTTGATGCATTCAAAGAAAATGTTGTGAAAGGAGAGACGCTGACTCGTGAAATTCTCAAAGGATCGGGTAAAAGGCTCGAATATTTCAGATTTCCGTTCAATGGAATGGGGAAGGATAGTGCGGCGCAAGCCAGTATGAAGCAATTTTTGAACAGCAAAAATTACATTGTTACGCCATTCACAGTCGAGAGTGAGGATTGGCTATACACTCAACTGTACGAGAAAGCTCTCAGGGAAAAGGATTATAAATCTGCCAAAACCATTGGCGAAAAGTACGTACAGTTTTCACTGGCGCTTTTTGACCATTTTGACAATCTTTCAGTCGCGCTCTACGGGAAGCCGGTGAAACAAATTTATTTGTGCCACGATAACCGCTTGAATGCCGACTACTTGCCTGTGTTGATCAGCCAGTTGCAGAAAAAGGGTTACAAAATGATCAGTTTAAAAGAAGCAATGCTTGATCCGGTTTATCAATCGAAAGATTACTATTACGGCAATGGTGGGTTTTCGTGGATTTACCGCTGGATGAAAGATGTAGACAAACGCCGGGCTGCGATGCGCGCCGAGCCTACGAATGCAGACATTCAGAAAGCTTACGAAGAAATGAGCAAGGCAAAATAAAAGTATGGGCATAAAAAAAGCATGCAGTACAGCATGCTTTCGAAATGTCTTATTATGCCTAAACTTAGATAACGCGAACGTTAACTGCGTTCAGACCTTTTTTTCCATTTTCTACGTCGTAAGACACTTTGTCATTTTCACGGATATCGTCTTGAAGACCTGAAACGTGAACGAAAATGTCCTTCTCACCAGTTGATGGTTGGATGAATCCAAATCCTTTGGAATCATTGAAAAACTTTACTGTACCTTCTGCCATTAGTATTGATCTTATATTTTTTAAAAACCAAATGTATATAGAAAAAAAATAGAAACAAGATTAAAATTTAAAATCGCTTAGAATTATTCTAGTTAATTAATTAAACTTTGTGGCATGCCCTTGATTGAAACCGCATCGACTATTTCCCCTTACTGGCTCCCAAACGGGCATTTTCAGAGTATTTACCCGGCACTTTTCCGAAAAGTAAATGGGGTAAAATATAATAGAGAAAGAATTGTAACTCCTGATGAAGATTTCCTGGACCTGGACTGGTCTTACGGAAATGACGCGGGATCAGGACGTTTGGTTATTCTTTCTCACGGTCTGGAAGGTAACAGTACGCGGCAGTATATGCTAGGAATGGTGAAGGTTTTGAACCAGCACGGATTTGATTGTCTTGCCTGGAACTTCCGTGGCTGCGGCGGCGAAATGAACAAGACTGCCCGTTTTTATCATAGCGGAGCGACCGAAGATCTTGATCTGGTCGTGAAGCATGCTTTTGAAAAGAATAAATACAGCAGTATTCATCTGCTTGGTTTTAGTTTGGGAGGTAACCTCACACTTAAATATTTGGGCGAGTCGGGTGCTCGCATTAATGCGTGCATCAAGAGTGCGCTGGTGTTCAGCGTCCCGATGGACCTCAAAGCTTGCAGCCTGGCTATCATTCAACCTGAAAATCGGGTTTATATGCATCGGTTTTTAAGATCTCTGAGACCGAAAGTGAATGAGAAAGCAGTACATTTTCCTGAGCGTATCAATATAGCAGACCAAAAGCATGTGCGTACGCTCTACGACTTTGACCACATTTTTACGGCTCCGCTGCATGGGTTCAACAGTGCGGACCACTACTACGAGCAATGCAGCTCCCAATTCTTCATCAAGGACATTGCAATTCCAACAATGGTCATTAATGCTAAAAATGATCCGATCGTACCTTACCAAAGTTTGCCATTAACGGAATTGAAGGCCCATTCGAATGTTCATCTGCTTGCTACCAATGACGGTGGACATTGTGGTTTCAGGCCGGCTGAGGTCGCCGATGGCTGTTATTGGTCGGAAAAACGGGCTGTGGAGTTTTTAGTCAGGGAAACTTAAACCGCAATAAAACTCATCCAAAGAATATTTTGTTAGCGTCATAGCTAACGGATTCGTAATTTTGCACCGTAATTGAAGAAACACCGGACCCTTAGAGATAT
The genomic region above belongs to Dyadobacter pollutisoli and contains:
- a CDS encoding co-chaperone GroES gives rise to the protein MYEVTSDNRLKSLIVVGDRVLIRPKSPSDRTNSGLYLPPTVTEREQVQSGYVIKVGPGYPIPVAAEDEPWKETEEKVKYMPLQSKEGDLAIYLQRNAIDLEYDGQKYVIVPQSSILMLERSEDLFD
- a CDS encoding cold-shock protein; protein product: MAEGTVKFFNDSKGFGFIQPSTGEKDIFVHVSGLQDDIRENDKVSYDVENGKKGLNAVNVRVI
- a CDS encoding polysaccharide deacetylase family protein, translated to MKKAILQLALLLINTTAFAQQRSVSITIDDVPNVQLFEANGYSSILLKRLDSLALPVAIFINEGNLKQTKSFDKNKELLKSWVLNDHITVGNHSYSHPNYGDIGFDAFKENVVKGETLTREILKGSGKRLEYFRFPFNGMGKDSAAQASMKQFLNSKNYIVTPFTVESEDWLYTQLYEKALREKDYKSAKTIGEKYVQFSLALFDHFDNLSVALYGKPVKQIYLCHDNRLNADYLPVLISQLQKKGYKMISLKEAMLDPVYQSKDYYYGNGGFSWIYRWMKDVDKRRAAMRAEPTNADIQKAYEEMSKAK
- a CDS encoding MBOAT family O-acyltransferase, which produces MQFNTIQFILFFIVVTLAYFSLSWRGRWMLLLATSCYFYMVFKPVFILILFGTIVIDYYAGIWIAKSQDAKQKKLLLIISLISNIGILAFFKYYDFLQDSINNILASMDLRFGIPPLTRILPVKIAEMITEAGHVILPIGLSFHTFQAMSYTIEVYRGNQAAEKHFGIYALYVMFYPQLVAGPIERPQNMLYQFHSYFKYDFEQVKQGLMQMAFGLFKKMVIADRLSMVVDYAYDPASEHNGLTLLTATVFYSFQIYCDFSGYSDMAIGAARVMGFTLMDNFRSPYEAKSIPEFWGRWHISLSTWFRDYLYIPLGGNRKGELMKYRNQLIVFMVSGLWHGTSWSFVIWGGLHGIYQVLASIREKWMRKANINVPDNLFFRSINVFLTFMLVTLAWVFFRNSIGRSVVILKEIANLSFSDKILTPLNSVEMWFCVFLIVFLLIKEHYYLKIPTRNTTVFFILFPIIAFLTYFLGVLTENQFIYFQF
- a CDS encoding YheT family hydrolase — translated: MPLIETASTISPYWLPNGHFQSIYPALFRKVNGVKYNRERIVTPDEDFLDLDWSYGNDAGSGRLVILSHGLEGNSTRQYMLGMVKVLNQHGFDCLAWNFRGCGGEMNKTARFYHSGATEDLDLVVKHAFEKNKYSSIHLLGFSLGGNLTLKYLGESGARINACIKSALVFSVPMDLKACSLAIIQPENRVYMHRFLRSLRPKVNEKAVHFPERINIADQKHVRTLYDFDHIFTAPLHGFNSADHYYEQCSSQFFIKDIAIPTMVINAKNDPIVPYQSLPLTELKAHSNVHLLATNDGGHCGFRPAEVADGCYWSEKRAVEFLVRET
- a CDS encoding DEAD/DEAH box helicase, whose translation is MINPENRSVNLDGLGVAELNAMQNEANDAILQNNEVVLLSPTGSGKTLAFLLPIAGILKPDVQQVQCLIVVPTRELALQIEQVWRKMSTGLKVTCCYGGHDMPTEIRSMVEPPALIIGTPGRILDHIQRKSFTGKEISTLILDEFDKSLEMGFQEEMTDIIRNLRGLKKRILVSATNAKIPSFAGLKAPVVIDYVNEKREKSGLTLVQVLSDKKDKIPALVKLLGVLGAEATLIFCNQRDSVEQISAILKEEGIDCAFFHGKLEQEDRERTLLRFRNGSVRYLAATDLAARGLDIPDVRHVIHFELPMKADEFTHRNGRTARMMAEGTAYILTHQDEQLPDYIPARLKTLDLPAKSPVPPVSEWLTVYISGGKKNKLNKMDIVGFLIQKGQLEKQDLGLIEVKDNISFAAVKRNKVKGMLSLIATEKMKGKKYKIEIAR